One window of the Wolbachia endosymbiont of Ctenocephalides felis wCfeJ genome contains the following:
- a CDS encoding cell division protein FtsQ/DivIB translates to MLSSVTRSQRSFLRKCALVIITALFLTLVLYSSLDKITNRFNYYLTWCNDHLSSLLLSSGFSIDEVVVTGNKFTNEKDILGLVDKTQPIMYVSLSRLADNIQSASKWIKYVRIYRTLPNTLHINIDEHKPFALWKDGNRTSVIDYEGKVIVDDYPIDNLVVITGQNSLSNLKFVQDILKSKTQLRDHISSCVYVGGRRWNIILDNGSTVKLPEDNPNGAWDYLGHLQNTTDFTFSDWSIIDMRIIDKIFVKR, encoded by the coding sequence ATGCTAAGCAGTGTTACTAGAAGCCAAAGGAGTTTTCTCCGTAAGTGTGCTTTGGTTATCATAACAGCACTCTTTCTTACGCTAGTACTCTATAGCTCACTTGATAAAATCACAAATCGATTTAATTATTACCTCACTTGGTGTAATGATCATTTATCCAGTTTGTTACTCAGCAGTGGATTTTCAATCGATGAAGTAGTTGTAACTGGCAATAAATTCACAAACGAAAAGGACATTTTAGGTTTAGTAGATAAAACGCAACCGATTATGTATGTATCGCTTTCAAGACTTGCTGATAACATACAGTCCGCAAGCAAATGGATAAAATACGTAAGAATTTATAGAACTTTGCCCAACACCTTACATATTAACATAGATGAACATAAACCGTTTGCTCTATGGAAAGATGGTAACAGGACTTCAGTAATCGATTACGAAGGTAAAGTGATTGTAGATGACTATCCAATAGATAATCTTGTTGTGATTACAGGACAAAACTCGCTATCGAACCTAAAATTTGTTCAAGATATATTAAAGAGCAAAACTCAATTAAGAGACCATATTTCTTCTTGTGTTTATGTAGGGGGAAGAAGATGGAACATCATACTTGATAACGGTTCCACAGTCAAACTGCCTGAAGATAATCCTAATGGCGCATGGGATTACTTAGGCCATCTGCAGAATACAACTGATTTCACTTTTAGCGATTGGAGCATAATTGATATGCGTATTATTGATAAAATCTTTGTAAAACGCTAA
- a CDS encoding D-alanine--D-alanine ligase — protein MTMVLTIAILSGGFSREREISLMSGKAVKKALDNLSYNTIEIDVDSNITEKLKKINPDLAFIALHGTYGEDGCIQGLLEILGIKYTHSGVMASAIAMNKAMSKHIFRSLGIDTPKGYIISREDVLKNNIKIEYPYVLKPINEGSSIGVHIVFLHDDYLKLRNMFCSIPMRDQEKEKRIPVSSTGMTKDYSRDLMIIEEYVPDVELHTAVLLDEAIGTMEIRPKNKFYDYEAKYTNGFAEHIFPAEIPDDIYKMTLEYALKVHQFLGCKTLSRSDFRYNPKDNTLKMLEINTHPGFTELSLVPEIAKLTKGINFNEFVKIIVEDSLQHKSIGDQVNAKQCY, from the coding sequence GTGACCATGGTTCTAACTATAGCAATTTTGAGTGGTGGATTCTCTCGTGAAAGGGAAATATCACTGATGAGCGGAAAAGCGGTAAAAAAGGCGCTCGACAACCTTTCGTATAATACAATAGAAATAGATGTTGACAGCAACATTACTGAAAAGCTGAAAAAAATTAATCCCGATCTTGCTTTTATTGCTCTGCATGGAACTTATGGTGAAGATGGCTGCATTCAGGGTTTATTAGAAATTTTAGGTATAAAGTATACACACTCGGGAGTCATGGCTTCAGCTATTGCTATGAATAAAGCAATGTCCAAGCATATATTCCGGTCCCTCGGTATTGATACTCCAAAAGGATACATAATTAGTCGAGAAGATGTACTAAAAAACAATATTAAAATTGAATATCCGTACGTCTTAAAACCAATTAATGAAGGCTCGAGCATTGGAGTGCACATAGTTTTCTTGCATGATGATTATTTAAAATTAAGAAACATGTTTTGTTCCATTCCAATGCGTGACCAGGAAAAAGAAAAACGGATCCCAGTATCAAGTACTGGGATGACAAAAGACTATTCAAGAGATTTGATGATCATAGAAGAGTATGTACCTGATGTAGAGTTACACACTGCTGTATTGCTAGATGAGGCAATTGGCACTATGGAAATACGACCAAAAAATAAATTCTATGATTATGAAGCAAAATATACAAATGGATTTGCAGAGCATATATTTCCTGCTGAAATTCCTGATGATATATATAAAATGACCTTGGAATATGCATTGAAAGTTCATCAGTTTCTAGGATGCAAAACTCTTTCTCGTTCAGATTTTCGTTATAACCCTAAGGATAACACTCTCAAAATGCTTGAGATCAATACACACCCTGGTTTTACTGAGTTATCGTTAGTGCCAGAAATTGCAAAGTTGACAAAAGGAATCAATTTTAATGAATTTGTTAAAATTATCGTTGAAGATAGTTTGCAGCATAAAAGTATTGGAGACCAAGTGAATGCTAAGCAGTGTTACTAG
- a CDS encoding ferredoxin family protein, translating to MTHFVTDKCIKCKYTDCVEVCPVDCFYEGKNMLVINPDECIDCGVCIPECPVDAIITDDSIKEILELDEELLSSEQKTFKLFYDINVEYSQKWPNITAKKQPLDEAEEYKEKKDKAAYFGENLE from the coding sequence ATGACACATTTTGTTACGGATAAATGCATAAAATGTAAATATACAGATTGTGTAGAAGTGTGTCCTGTTGACTGCTTTTATGAAGGCAAGAATATGCTCGTGATTAATCCAGATGAATGTATTGATTGCGGAGTGTGCATACCCGAATGTCCGGTAGATGCAATTATAACTGATGATTCAATAAAAGAAATTTTAGAACTAGATGAAGAGTTACTGAGCAGTGAACAAAAAACTTTCAAGTTGTTTTATGACATAAATGTGGAATATTCACAGAAGTGGCCAAACATCACGGCTAAAAAACAACCTCTGGATGAAGCAGAAGAGTATAAAGAAAAAAAAGACAAAGCAGCTTATTTTGGCGAAAATCTAGAATAA
- the dprA gene encoding DNA-processing protein DprA codes for MKINKLNNEKLEIWLSLARALGPTKFYSVLRACGSLEEALKYLNGLTNDKKIYSIQDARKEIDSAEKIGAKIIPACDPDYPDILRNIPGCPAVITALGDVSLLSREIIAIIGGRNSSVNGRNFASKLALDLSEAGFIVVSGLARGIDTAANSVIYKNHPTIAVTASGIDVVYPKENSDLYKKITEDGGLVITELPFATKPKPQYFPQRNRIISGLSLGVTVIEASKSSGSLITANFALDQGREVFAVSGFPLDLRSSGSNYLIKNGAKLIESADDIIESIRFSLPPRQKSLFDIEHVNQENGKQKKLQQAKSVIVSHINSVPIDIDELILTSGLSTNLALMALLELELESKVERSPGNKVSIIF; via the coding sequence ATGAAGATAAATAAATTGAATAATGAAAAATTAGAGATATGGTTGAGCCTAGCTAGGGCTTTAGGACCAACGAAGTTTTATAGTGTGCTAAGGGCGTGTGGATCGTTGGAGGAAGCATTAAAATATCTGAATGGGCTTACTAACGATAAAAAGATATATAGCATTCAAGATGCACGAAAAGAAATCGATAGTGCGGAAAAAATTGGAGCTAAAATCATACCTGCATGTGATCCAGATTACCCTGACATTTTAAGAAATATACCGGGTTGTCCTGCTGTAATAACTGCACTTGGCGATGTGTCGTTATTAAGTCGTGAGATAATTGCAATAATCGGTGGTCGTAATTCTTCGGTGAATGGGAGAAATTTTGCCAGCAAGCTGGCACTTGATTTGAGTGAAGCAGGGTTCATTGTTGTTTCTGGGCTTGCAAGGGGAATCGACACTGCAGCGAACAGTGTGATATACAAAAATCATCCTACCATTGCTGTTACAGCAAGTGGAATTGATGTAGTGTACCCAAAAGAAAATTCTGATCTATACAAGAAAATCACTGAAGATGGTGGATTGGTTATAACTGAGCTTCCATTTGCAACTAAACCAAAGCCTCAGTATTTTCCTCAAAGGAATCGTATTATATCTGGTTTATCACTCGGTGTAACAGTGATTGAAGCATCAAAAAGTTCCGGTTCTTTAATAACAGCAAATTTTGCTTTGGATCAGGGAAGGGAAGTGTTTGCAGTTTCTGGTTTTCCTTTGGACTTGCGCTCTAGTGGTAGCAATTATTTAATTAAGAATGGTGCTAAACTTATCGAATCCGCTGACGATATAATAGAGAGTATTAGGTTTAGTTTACCTCCTCGGCAAAAGAGCCTATTTGATATTGAGCACGTTAACCAGGAAAATGGGAAACAGAAAAAATTGCAACAAGCAAAGTCCGTTATAGTGAGTCATATCAACTCAGTACCCATTGATATAGATGAGCTTATCTTAACAAGTGGACTGTCCACAAATTTGGCTTTAATGGCTCTCTTAGAACTGGAGCTGGAAAGTAAAGTAGAGCGTTCACCAGGGAATAAGGTGTCAATAATTTTCTGA
- a CDS encoding iron-containing alcohol dehydrogenase, with product MHYLKQILHQAKQTLIREVIVDHHLVDNIYEICTQHGNDIFLVADENTVELLNKNVLNKISHLIVPSNTIRPLAKSYIISDASKILLSQCSDTGIQKKEVWIPVSSTGMTPGRETTPNSVASLETVNLVRNKAKDNDLIVAFGSGTVNDICKYASYLEKKDYISFPTAASMNGYTSANASVLVDGHKKSFAAHLPKAVYIDINIIANAPLCLTLSGFADFICRSTVEADWLLSHLLLGTEYNALPFALVRDLEKILLREHLALAKRSKKVVLLLMEALLISGLGMAISKGSHSASQGEHMIAHAMEMVTKDYSSLHGEKIAVTTLTMANLQEKILSIQNPTMKPINYSGVIPARDAGIQKIKYGSQCLGTGMTEDLAEYFGNTEFIKILKHKQILQQKIGGILHKEWNNISSLIKQNLLPAKRLQKIFEDLSIPHLPEHLSWNKEQYCKVVNLAFATRDRFTFLDLAHCIIEESEVL from the coding sequence ATGCACTATTTAAAGCAAATATTACACCAAGCCAAGCAAACTCTTATAAGGGAAGTAATAGTAGATCATCACCTCGTTGACAATATCTATGAAATATGCACACAACACGGAAATGATATTTTCTTAGTTGCAGACGAGAATACGGTAGAGCTTTTGAATAAAAACGTACTTAATAAAATCTCTCATCTAATTGTTCCTAGTAATACCATTAGGCCTCTTGCAAAATCCTATATCATCTCGGATGCTTCCAAAATTCTGTTATCCCAGTGCTCCGACACTGGGATCCAAAAAAAAGAAGTATGGATTCCAGTGTCAAGCACTGGAATGACACCAGGTAGAGAAACGACACCGAACAGTGTTGCTTCTCTCGAAACCGTCAATCTAGTTAGAAACAAGGCAAAAGATAACGACTTAATAGTTGCATTTGGTAGCGGCACTGTTAATGATATTTGCAAGTATGCAAGCTACCTCGAGAAAAAAGATTACATATCGTTCCCAACAGCAGCTTCTATGAACGGCTATACCTCTGCAAATGCTTCAGTATTAGTAGATGGGCATAAAAAATCGTTCGCAGCACATCTTCCCAAGGCAGTATACATTGACATCAATATAATCGCCAATGCACCACTGTGCCTTACATTAAGCGGATTTGCGGATTTTATCTGTCGTTCAACAGTAGAAGCCGATTGGCTATTATCTCATCTGCTACTTGGCACAGAATATAATGCATTACCTTTCGCACTTGTTCGCGATCTGGAGAAAATTTTGCTTAGAGAGCACCTAGCACTTGCAAAAAGAAGTAAAAAAGTGGTCTTATTGCTTATGGAAGCCTTACTAATCTCAGGACTGGGAATGGCAATATCAAAAGGTAGCCATTCTGCAAGCCAAGGAGAGCATATGATAGCTCATGCAATGGAAATGGTAACAAAAGATTATTCTTCACTACATGGTGAAAAAATTGCTGTTACAACGCTCACCATGGCTAATTTGCAGGAAAAGATATTATCAATACAAAATCCTACCATGAAACCAATAAACTACTCTGGTGTCATTCCAGCGCGTGACGCTGGAATCCAGAAAATAAAGTATGGATCCCAGTGTCTGGGCACTGGGATGACAGAAGATTTAGCAGAGTACTTTGGCAATACCGAATTTATAAAAATTTTAAAACATAAGCAAATTCTGCAGCAAAAAATTGGAGGGATCCTTCATAAAGAATGGAATAATATTTCCAGCTTGATTAAACAAAATTTACTGCCTGCAAAACGCCTACAGAAAATATTTGAAGATTTATCAATTCCACATTTGCCAGAGCACCTAAGTTGGAACAAAGAGCAATATTGCAAAGTGGTCAATCTTGCATTTGCAACAAGAGACAGGTTCACCTTTCTTGACTTGGCTCACTGCATAATAGAAGAAAGTGAAGTTTTGTAG
- the dapE gene encoding succinyl-diaminopimelate desuccinylase — MKIDPVELTKKLISFKSITPRDNGAIEHIAAILKKSGFDCRILEFGDSETKVKNLYAKYINGVPNLCFAGHVDVVPPGQLKDWQSDPFKPEVRDGMLYGRGASDMKSGVAAFITAMVNLIEEKFQFNGSISALITSAEESTEEYGTKAVLEWMESKQKKIDYCIVAEPTSSEKLGDTIKIGRRGSATFKLICHGKQGHVAYPDLADNPIYKMMSILDKVKNTTFDHGNRYFQPSNCEITTIDVGNDTDNLIPDSITANFNIRYNNMQTPGGLYKLIDEICSSVTNDYKLSMYNSRDAFLSTPERDTDIMLDAINKVTNIDAVLSTSGGTSDAAFIKDVCPVIEFGMINKTAHQVNECVSVDDIHKLTTIYKEFIKNYFYPTNKILNQINVIGNIPDGPLLA, encoded by the coding sequence ATGAAGATTGACCCTGTAGAACTAACTAAGAAATTGATTTCTTTTAAGAGTATAACACCAAGGGATAATGGAGCAATAGAGCATATAGCAGCAATTCTCAAGAAAAGTGGTTTTGACTGTAGGATTTTAGAGTTTGGTGATAGTGAAACTAAGGTCAAAAATCTATATGCTAAATATATAAATGGGGTGCCAAACTTATGTTTTGCGGGCCATGTTGATGTTGTACCGCCAGGCCAATTGAAGGATTGGCAGTCCGATCCGTTTAAGCCGGAAGTGAGGGATGGAATGTTGTATGGAAGAGGAGCATCTGACATGAAAAGTGGAGTAGCCGCATTTATTACTGCCATGGTAAATTTAATTGAGGAAAAGTTTCAATTCAATGGTTCAATAAGTGCATTGATTACCAGCGCTGAAGAGAGTACGGAAGAATATGGAACAAAGGCAGTTTTAGAATGGATGGAAAGTAAGCAAAAAAAGATAGATTATTGCATAGTTGCTGAGCCAACCAGTAGCGAGAAACTAGGTGATACTATAAAAATAGGCAGAAGAGGTTCTGCAACATTCAAATTAATTTGCCATGGAAAACAAGGGCACGTTGCCTACCCAGACTTGGCTGATAATCCAATATATAAGATGATGTCGATATTAGATAAGGTGAAAAATACTACTTTTGATCATGGTAATAGATATTTTCAGCCTTCAAATTGCGAGATTACTACTATTGATGTTGGAAATGATACCGACAATCTAATACCTGATTCAATAACTGCAAACTTCAACATTCGTTACAACAATATGCAAACACCTGGCGGTTTATATAAGTTAATTGATGAAATATGCTCCAGTGTGACTAACGATTATAAACTCTCCATGTATAACAGTAGGGACGCTTTTCTCTCTACTCCCGAGAGGGATACTGATATTATGCTTGATGCAATAAATAAAGTTACCAATATCGACGCTGTACTGAGCACAAGTGGCGGCACATCTGACGCTGCATTTATCAAAGATGTTTGCCCAGTGATTGAATTTGGGATGATCAATAAAACTGCACATCAGGTAAACGAATGCGTGTCAGTGGACGATATACACAAATTGACAACTATATATAAGGAATTTATAAAAAACTATTTCTACCCCACTAATAAAATATTAAATCAAATTAATGTAATTGGTAATATACCTGATGGTCCATTGCTAGCTTGA
- a CDS encoding peroxiredoxin has protein sequence MNLVTKSAIDFTTPAVLSDGEMVDDFCLSKHVKGKYAVLFFYPLDFTFVCPTELISFSNKIEDFSKRDVEVIGVSVDSKFSHHKWRETPVNDGGIGGISYTLVSDIKKSISRDYGVLHDDSVALRATFVIDDEFIVRHQSINDLPLGRNIDEFIRIIDAIKHNKKHGEVCPAGWKKGKPAMQASDEGVADYLNSYSEEL, from the coding sequence ATGAATCTTGTGACAAAATCTGCTATCGATTTTACTACTCCGGCTGTTCTCTCTGACGGAGAAATGGTTGATGACTTTTGTCTGAGTAAGCATGTAAAAGGTAAGTATGCTGTCCTTTTTTTCTATCCACTTGATTTCACCTTTGTCTGTCCAACTGAGTTAATATCGTTTAGTAACAAAATAGAGGATTTTTCAAAACGTGATGTCGAAGTTATAGGAGTAAGCGTAGATTCAAAGTTCTCACATCATAAATGGCGAGAAACTCCAGTTAATGATGGTGGTATTGGAGGAATTAGCTACACTTTGGTGTCTGATATCAAAAAGTCTATATCAAGAGATTATGGAGTATTACACGATGACTCAGTTGCACTGAGAGCAACTTTCGTTATCGATGATGAGTTTATCGTGCGTCATCAGTCGATAAATGATTTGCCTTTAGGACGTAATATCGATGAGTTTATTAGAATTATTGATGCAATTAAGCATAACAAAAAGCATGGTGAGGTATGTCCAGCAGGGTGGAAGAAAGGTAAGCCAGCAATGCAGGCAAGCGATGAAGGAGTAGCCGACTATCTAAATTCATATAGTGAAGAATTATAG
- the trxB gene encoding thioredoxin-disulfide reductase, producing the protein MGQLSTKVLIIGSGAAGYSAAIYAARANLEPIVITGMQPGGQLMITTDVENYPGFISIQGPELMEQKRLHAEKVGARIIDDEIKSVEQLDGSNEHRFKSFGNTHDYYSNAVIIASGAQAKWLGLESEKKFQGYGVSACATCDGAFFRNKIVAVVGGGNTAVEEAIFLTRFAKEVILIHRRDKLRAEKVMQDRLFKNDKIRVIWNHTVEQIHGEENPKKVIGIKIKSTETDKIQELKLDGVFIAIGHAPNTSVFKGFVKMDEQGYIITKPGTTLTSRAGVFAAGDVQDKIYRQAVVAAGTGCMAALDAEKFLECVSDQRVKK; encoded by the coding sequence ATGGGGCAACTTAGTACAAAAGTTCTTATTATTGGCTCTGGAGCAGCGGGTTATTCTGCTGCTATATATGCAGCACGTGCGAACTTGGAGCCGATTGTAATAACAGGAATGCAACCTGGTGGTCAGCTTATGATTACTACAGATGTTGAAAATTATCCCGGTTTTATTTCGATACAAGGTCCAGAGCTTATGGAGCAAAAGAGGTTGCATGCAGAGAAAGTTGGGGCAAGAATAATAGATGATGAAATAAAGAGTGTCGAACAACTTGACGGCTCTAATGAACATAGGTTTAAGTCTTTCGGTAATACTCACGACTATTATTCAAATGCAGTTATAATTGCATCTGGTGCGCAAGCGAAATGGCTTGGACTGGAGAGTGAAAAGAAATTTCAAGGTTACGGAGTCTCAGCATGTGCAACTTGCGATGGTGCATTTTTTAGGAATAAAATTGTAGCTGTTGTAGGTGGTGGAAATACTGCTGTTGAAGAGGCGATATTTTTAACTCGATTTGCCAAAGAAGTTATATTAATACATAGGCGCGACAAATTAAGAGCAGAGAAAGTAATGCAAGATAGACTCTTTAAAAACGATAAGATAAGAGTCATCTGGAACCATACTGTGGAGCAAATTCATGGAGAAGAAAATCCAAAAAAAGTGATTGGCATTAAAATTAAATCAACGGAAACCGATAAAATCCAGGAATTGAAACTGGATGGGGTATTTATTGCCATTGGGCATGCACCAAATACAAGTGTTTTTAAGGGCTTTGTTAAAATGGATGAGCAGGGTTATATAATTACAAAACCTGGAACAACTTTAACTAGTAGAGCAGGGGTGTTTGCTGCAGGTGATGTTCAGGATAAAATATATCGCCAGGCAGTAGTTGCCGCAGGAACTGGGTGCATGGCTGCACTTGATGCAGAAAAATTTCTAGAATGTGTAAGTGATCAAAGAGTTAAAAAATAG